The following nucleotide sequence is from Peribacillus sp. ACCC06369.
ATATTGGCTTTGCACCTCTTCCAATGCCCTTTTTAATCGGACTTCCCTTGAGATGGTTGGAACAAGTTCAATTTCAGCACCTGCAAGTTGAATGGTCGCAGGTATAGCATATAAATTTTCTACCTTTGTTTCCATGATGACGGTACTGGCCTCGACATCATCAACCAATACATCATAAATACATTGTTCCACATCTGCTTTATCGATACCTGCCCCGCTTGTAGCATTTCCCTGCGGATCGATATCGACCATTAAGACTTTCTGTCCAATGTATGCAAGACAAGCACTCAGACTGACAGAAGTTGTCGTTTTTCCAACACCGCCTTTTTGATTGGCAATGGCGAGAATCTTACCCACGAATTCACCTGCTTTCAACTATCTTCATCACGCTATATCTATTAACTTTTACCGTAAATCCATTTATTTCTTTCTATTTTATCATGAATGTTACTGGAAGAAATCGTTTTCTTAAATTCCTCTTAAAAATTGAAATATATCTAAACAGCATTAAATACCGGGAAAATTGAAACCTTTTTGAGATGGCAAATGCCAGTGTTGGCGACAAAATAAAAAAAGCTTGGTAATCAGAGACTACCAAGCAGGGTTAAGGATAGGGAATCAAGTTTTTTTCTTAGGTATTTTAATCGTGAATTGATAATACTCCTCGAATTCTTCTTCCTCTGCATCCAAATTTATTCCATTGTCTGTAACCATACTGAGTGATTGGCGTATAGTATTCACGGCAATCCTCATGTCTTTACTAAACGCTTTCCGCTTAGGTTTCGGCTTTTGCACAGTACCCGTTAAGAGCTTGACGACCTGCTCTTCGGTCTGCTTGACGTTTAACCCCTTTTCGATGATTTCCAAAAGCAGTTTAAGCTGCTTTTCTGGACTTTTTAACGGTATCAACGAGCGGGCATGGCGTTCCGTAATTTGCTTTTGAAGAAGTGCATCTTGAACCTCTTGGGGCAGCTTAAGCAACCGAAGCTTATTCGCCACGGTAGATTGTCCTATTCCCAGTCTTTGTGCCAGAGCTTCTTGGGTTAAACTATGCAGCTCCAATAGTTTACCGTAAGCCAAAGCTTCTTCAATCGGTGTCAGTTCTTCACGCTGAAGGTTTTCTATCAGCGCAACGGAAGCCGTTTCTGTATCGGTGAAATCTTTGATTATTGCAGGTGCCAATTCCCAGCCAAGCTTTTGCATGGCTCGAAAACGACGCTCACCAGCAATGATTTCATATTTCCCCTGTCCATAAGCCCTTACTACAATTGGTTGAATGATTCCATGTGTATGAATCGTTTGAGCCAATTCAGCAATTTTATCGTCATTAAAAACTGTCCTTGGTTGAAATCGATTAGGCACAATATCAGAAATGGAAATTTTTCTTATCTCTTCATTATTATTGCTAGGTGTCTCCATCTCTAGTTGCTGTTCTTCTTTTTCGCCAAACCCAAAGAACCGCGAAAAAGGATGCTTCATCTTCCTACACCACCTTTTAAAACTCCCAAATAACATATTCTCTATTTAAAGGACAAGTCCTGCATACATTTCCCGACATGGTTATACATATGGCCCTTCACTGTGAAAAACATGTCGACTGGCGTCATCAAGGCAATAATGAGGAATTGACGGCCAGTTATTATAAATATCGCCGGCTTGCCCAAGATTATTTCCCTGAATCAAAAAGAAAAATCGCCGACTTTCTAGCCCAACTGTAAAATCTGGCACACGTTTGACATTGTACCGAAAAATTGCCTTCTTGTTGGCAAATACAATATTGATAATAAGCTCGTACATTTATAGTAAAAGAAAATTAGGGCAAGTACCAGCCATATATCCGAATCATTTACGCTTAATATGAAACCATCTCCATATAATAGAGGTTATTCAATAGGCTGCTTATTCGGTGTCCCTGGTTTTCTTGGGTATTTTTTAGGAGTCTTCTTCACTTTTTTTACTGTAATGATGTTTCTTTCACTATTTTCCTCTGGCAATGTGAAAGGATGAATTTCTTCGATTTCTCCGCCTAATGTAAAAATGGCCTTTTTCCCTGTGTCCATTTCATCCTGTGCACTAGCCGCTTTCATGGCAATGAACGTCCCGTTTGGCTTAACAAGCGGCAAACATAGTTCACTTAAAACGGACATCCTGGCTACCGCTCTTGCCATGACAATATCATAGGATTCGCGTTGCTCCAGTTTTTGGGCGAAGGTTTCCGCCCGGTCATGATAGAAGGAAACTCCCTTTAATTGTAAGGACTCAGCAAGGTGATTCAAAAAAGAGATTCGCTTATTCAAAGAATCCACAATCGATACGTGGATATCAGGGAAACAAATCTTCAATGGAATACTCGGAAATCCGGCTCCAGCCCCAACATCGCAAATTCGATATGACTTGTTAAAGTCGAAATAGAAGGCTGCGCTGATTGAATCATAAAAATGCTTTAGATAAACTTCTTCCTTATTAGTGATGGCTGTTAAGTTCATCTTTTCGTTCCATTCCACCAATAATCGATAATAAGTGTCAAACTGATCAAGCTGGTGAGGAGAAAGCTCAATCCCTTTCTCCTGCAGTGCTTGTTGGAACTGTTCAATATTCATGTTTTCTTCAATCCTTTTCGGGTATTTCCATTACTGAGATACTCTGGCAATTTTACCTTGTTCCAAATAAACAAGCAAAATGGAAACATCAGCGGGATTCACACCGGAAATTCTTGAAGCCTGAGCTACTGATAGCGGGTGGACCTGCTTTAATTTTTGACGTGCTTCCGTTGCTAGACCAGAAATTGCATCATAATCGATATTCTCTGGAATCTTTTTATTCTCCATTTTTTTCAGGCGATCGACTTGCTGTAGAGATTTTTCGATATAACCTTCATACTTGATCTGGATTTCGACCTGTTCCGTCACTTCATCGCTCAGTTCGACATCACTTGGCGCCAACTTCTGAATATGGGAATAATCCATCTCAGGCCGTTTCAATAAATCAGAGGCACGGATTCCATCCTTCAACTCACTGCCGCCACTTGCTGTAATGATTTCTTGTACCTCTTTAGTCGGTTTGATGAAATTTGATTTTAGTCGTTCTTTTTCCATTTCAACCGCTTCTTTTTTCAAAAGGAAACGATTATAACGTTCTTCTTGGATCATTCCGATATTGAATCCAATTTCCGTTAAGCGCAAATCGGCATTATCATGACGCAACAATAAACGATATTCTGCTCGTGAAGTAAGCAATCGGTATGGTTCATTCGTACCTTTCGTTACAAGGTCATCAATGAGAACACCAATATAGGCATCCGAACGGCTTAAAATCAGTTCTTCTTTACCTATTGCATTCAATCCCGCATTAATACCGGCCATCAATCCTTGTCCTGCTGCTTCCTCGTAACCGGATGTCCCGTTAATTTGGCCAGCAGTATACAGATTTTTGATTTTTTTCGTTTCCAGTGTAGGCCAAAGCTGCGTAGGAACGATAGCATCATATTCTATTGCATATCCAGCACGCATCATTTCCGCCTTTTCGAGGCCTGGAATGGTTTGTAGGATTTTCACTTGTACATCTTCAGGCAAACTGGTAGATAAACCTTGCACATAAACTTCCTTTGTATTGCGACCTTCAGGTTCCAGGAAGATTTGATGCCGTGGTTTATCATTAAAACGGACGACTTTATCTTCTATCGAAGGACAATAACGAGGTCCAGTTCCCTTTATCATTCCGGAATACATTGGTGAACGGTGTAGATTATCATCAATGAGCTGATGTGTTCCCTCATTCGTATACGTTAACCAGCAAGGTAATTGATCAGTGATGAACTTTGTGGTTTCATAAGAAAATGCACGTGGCACTTCATCACCAGGCTGAATTTCCGTTTTGCTGTAATCTATGGAAGAACTATTCACACGTGGTGGTGTCCCCGTTTTAAAACGGACCAAATCAAATCCTAACTGCTCTAAATGTTCAGATAGCCTGATGGAAGGCTGTTGATTATTAGGACCGCTTGAATATTTCAGTTCCCCTAATATGATTTCACCGCGTAAATATGTTCCCGTCGTTATTACGACAGTTTTCGCACGATACACCGCACCAGTTTTAGTGATTACACCCGTACAAACGTCATTTTCAACAATTAATTCTTCTACCATTCCCTGAATCAATGTCAAATTTTCTTGGTCTTCTATCGTCTTTTTCATTTCTTGTTGATAGAGAAATTTATCTGCCTGCGCCCGCAACGCTCGAACAGCCGGACCTTTAGCAGTATTCAGCATCCTCATTTGGATATGGGTCTTATCGATATTTTTCCCCATTTCACCGCCTAAAGCGTCAATTTCCCTAACAACTATACCTTTTGCCGGCCCACCAACGGACGGATTGCATGGCATAAAGGCGACCATATCCAAGTTAATGGTGATCATCAACGTTTTAGCTCCGACTCTTGCAGCCGCAAGGCCAGCTTCACTACCAGCATGACCAGCACCAATAACAATGACATCATAGCTACCTGCTTCGTATTGCATATCCTTTTCCTCCTTTTACGCTTATTTTCCTAAACAAAATTGTGAGAACAATTGGTTGATTAAATTATCCTGAACGCTTTCACCAATGATTTCCCCAAGAAGCTCCCATGCTTTCGTGAAATCAATTTGAACCAAATCAACCGGCGTACCCATTTCAATAGCTTCGATTGCGTCTTCGATTGACTGTAATGCCTGTCCTAGCAAAGCTATATGCCTGGCATTGGAAACATAGGTCAGGTCTCCCGTTTCTAAAGATCCCTCAAAAAATAGTGAAGCGATGGCTTCTTCCAATTCATCGACCCCTTTATCCTCAAGTAAAGAAGTGGAAACAACCTTATGGGATGCCGCCTTTTCCTTAACCTTTGCCAAATCGATTTTCTGTGGAAGGTCGGTTTTATTGATGATAACGATAACATCCATTCCATCAACCGCTTGGAATAGTTTTTCATCTTCCGTTGTAAAATCATCGGAATAGTTCAATACAAGTAATATTAGATCCGCCTCTTTTAATACTGCACGGGACCGTTCAACTCCAATTCGTTCAACGATATCTTCCGTTTCGCGTATTCCTGCTGTATCGACAAGTTTAAGCGGTACACCGCGAACATTGACATACTCTTCAATTACATCACGTGTTGTACCTGGGATATCAGTGACAATCGCTTTATTTTCATGAACCAAGCTGTTAAGCAAAGAAGATTTTCCGACATTGGGGCGCCCTATGATAACCGTCGCAAGCCCATCTCGCAAGATTTTCCCTTGTTGGGCCGTGTGAAGCAGTTTCTCTATTTCAGTCTTCACATAAATGCCTTTTTCCAAAAATAAACGATGCGTCATTTCTTCGACATCATCATATTCCGGATAATCTATATTTACCTCGACTTGAGCGAGGGTCTGTAAAATTTCTTGACGTAGGTTTTGGATTAATTTCGAAAGCCGGCCTTCCATTTGACCTAAAGCAACATTCATGGCTTTATCCGTTTTAGCACGGATTAAATCCATAACGGCCTCAGCTTGAGAAAGATCGATCCTGCCATTCAAAAAAGCCCGTTTCGTAAATTCACCAGGTTCTGCTAAACGAGCACCTTGTGAGAGAATGAGCTGTAATACCCGATTGACCGAAACTATTCCACCGTGACAATTTATTTCAACTACATCTTCTCTTGTAAATGTCTTTGGACCCTTCATGACCGAAACCATGACTTCCTCTATGATTTCACCTGTTTTAGGCTGGATTAGGTGGCCATAATGAATCGTATGTGATTTCACTTCAAGCAATCCTTTTCCACCTGGTCCTTTAAAGATCCTATCGGCTATTTCTATGGCCTCATCACCGCTGATTCTAACGATGGCGATTGCCCCTTCCCCTAAGGGAGTAGAGATAGCGGTGATTGTATCGAATTCCATGCTTTCACCTCTTATATATTGATGTTTCTATTTTTTTCTGATAATAAAATCGTCGAATCCCTAAATTACTACAATACCACAGTATATTCATGAAAAAAAGTAGATACTCCTTCCTTTCAAGGGTTATCCACATGCAATGAATCCATATTCTGTAACATTCATTTTAACTTATCCACATGTGAATAACAAATATCGCCAGCCTCCCTTTATTCCATTCCCTTTTCTTTATCATGGGAATATAAAAAGAGTTGTCAGTAATTGTTGAATTATCCTTTTATAAAAAGATATTCGACACACATCGATATTATGTCCTAAAAAAAAAGAACCCCTGCTTTAAAGCAGAAGGTTCATTTGAGTGGAGTAATGACCAAATGGCGATATGGTTCCGTCCCACTTGAAGTTGTTTTTATTTTTGGATAATGCAGGAGAGCATTATGGATGACCTTCCGTTCATAGGAAGGCATCGGCTCCAGTGAAACAGCCTTACCTGTTTTCTTGGCTTTAATTGCCATTCTATCAGCCAATTGGATTAAAGTTTCATTGCGGCGATTTCGATAATCTTCTGCATCCACAGTAATATTCAAAAACTGCTTCGAATATCGATTTGCAACCAGCTGCGCTAAATACTGAAGAGAATTTAGTGTTTGACCCCTTTTTCCAATTAATAATGCTATTTTCTCACCTGATAAATGGAATGTTACGTTCTTACCTTTACGGTGGACATCAATTTCTGCATTGACTCCCATTTCCACGCTGACATTCTTCAAAAATTCAAGTGTCTCTTCAATGGGATCGGCAGGCAATGTCACATGGACAATCGCCTTCCTTGCACCAAATAAACCAAAAAATCCTTTTTTGCCTTCATCTTCTATTTCTATCTCCACGCGATCCTTAGTGCTGTTCAGTTGAGCTAAAGCTAAATTTACTGCTTCTTCGACAGATTGTCCTGTAGCAGTTACCTTTTTCACTTTTTCTTTGCCCCTCCCGCGTTTTCCGCAGCTGCTTTTCTAAGATCCGGACCTTTAATGAAATATGTTTGAACGATACCAAAAAGGTTACCTACTACCCAGTAAAGAGAAAGAGCAGCGGGGAAATTAATAGCAAAAACAACAATCATAATTGGCATGATGTAAAGCATCATCGTCATTTGTGCCGCCATTTGTGGATTGGAGTTCATTCCAGCCATGGACATCTTCTGCTGGATAAAAGTCGTAATACCAGCAACCACCGGTAAAACATAAAAAGGATCCGGGGAACCTAAATCAAACCAAAGAAAACTATGTAAAGAAATTTCTTCCGTACGGCTGATGGCATGGTAAAATCCGATCAAAATCGGCATTTGCACCACTATCGGCAAACATCCCGCCAATGGATTCACATTATATTTTGAAAATAAAGCCATTGTTTCTTGCTGTAGTTTTTGT
It contains:
- the noc gene encoding nucleoid occlusion protein, yielding MKHPFSRFFGFGEKEEQQLEMETPSNNNEEIRKISISDIVPNRFQPRTVFNDDKIAELAQTIHTHGIIQPIVVRAYGQGKYEIIAGERRFRAMQKLGWELAPAIIKDFTDTETASVALIENLQREELTPIEEALAYGKLLELHSLTQEALAQRLGIGQSTVANKLRLLKLPQEVQDALLQKQITERHARSLIPLKSPEKQLKLLLEIIEKGLNVKQTEEQVVKLLTGTVQKPKPKRKAFSKDMRIAVNTIRQSLSMVTDNGINLDAEEEEFEEYYQFTIKIPKKKT
- the rsmG gene encoding 16S rRNA (guanine(527)-N(7))-methyltransferase RsmG, translating into MNIEQFQQALQEKGIELSPHQLDQFDTYYRLLVEWNEKMNLTAITNKEEVYLKHFYDSISAAFYFDFNKSYRICDVGAGAGFPSIPLKICFPDIHVSIVDSLNKRISFLNHLAESLQLKGVSFYHDRAETFAQKLEQRESYDIVMARAVARMSVLSELCLPLVKPNGTFIAMKAASAQDEMDTGKKAIFTLGGEIEEIHPFTLPEENSERNIITVKKVKKTPKKYPRKPGTPNKQPIE
- the mnmG gene encoding tRNA uridine-5-carboxymethylaminomethyl(34) synthesis enzyme MnmG — encoded protein: MQYEAGSYDVIVIGAGHAGSEAGLAAARVGAKTLMITINLDMVAFMPCNPSVGGPAKGIVVREIDALGGEMGKNIDKTHIQMRMLNTAKGPAVRALRAQADKFLYQQEMKKTIEDQENLTLIQGMVEELIVENDVCTGVITKTGAVYRAKTVVITTGTYLRGEIILGELKYSSGPNNQQPSIRLSEHLEQLGFDLVRFKTGTPPRVNSSSIDYSKTEIQPGDEVPRAFSYETTKFITDQLPCWLTYTNEGTHQLIDDNLHRSPMYSGMIKGTGPRYCPSIEDKVVRFNDKPRHQIFLEPEGRNTKEVYVQGLSTSLPEDVQVKILQTIPGLEKAEMMRAGYAIEYDAIVPTQLWPTLETKKIKNLYTAGQINGTSGYEEAAGQGLMAGINAGLNAIGKEELILSRSDAYIGVLIDDLVTKGTNEPYRLLTSRAEYRLLLRHDNADLRLTEIGFNIGMIQEERYNRFLLKKEAVEMEKERLKSNFIKPTKEVQEIITASGGSELKDGIRASDLLKRPEMDYSHIQKLAPSDVELSDEVTEQVEIQIKYEGYIEKSLQQVDRLKKMENKKIPENIDYDAISGLATEARQKLKQVHPLSVAQASRISGVNPADVSILLVYLEQGKIARVSQ
- the mnmE gene encoding tRNA uridine-5-carboxymethylaminomethyl(34) synthesis GTPase MnmE: MEFDTITAISTPLGEGAIAIVRISGDEAIEIADRIFKGPGGKGLLEVKSHTIHYGHLIQPKTGEIIEEVMVSVMKGPKTFTREDVVEINCHGGIVSVNRVLQLILSQGARLAEPGEFTKRAFLNGRIDLSQAEAVMDLIRAKTDKAMNVALGQMEGRLSKLIQNLRQEILQTLAQVEVNIDYPEYDDVEEMTHRLFLEKGIYVKTEIEKLLHTAQQGKILRDGLATVIIGRPNVGKSSLLNSLVHENKAIVTDIPGTTRDVIEEYVNVRGVPLKLVDTAGIRETEDIVERIGVERSRAVLKEADLILLVLNYSDDFTTEDEKLFQAVDGMDVIVIINKTDLPQKIDLAKVKEKAASHKVVSTSLLEDKGVDELEEAIASLFFEGSLETGDLTYVSNARHIALLGQALQSIEDAIEAIEMGTPVDLVQIDFTKAWELLGEIIGESVQDNLINQLFSQFCLGK
- the jag gene encoding RNA-binding cell elongation regulator Jag/EloR, yielding MKKVTATGQSVEEAVNLALAQLNSTKDRVEIEIEDEGKKGFFGLFGARKAIVHVTLPADPIEETLEFLKNVSVEMGVNAEIDVHRKGKNVTFHLSGEKIALLIGKRGQTLNSLQYLAQLVANRYSKQFLNITVDAEDYRNRRNETLIQLADRMAIKAKKTGKAVSLEPMPSYERKVIHNALLHYPKIKTTSSGTEPYRHLVITPLK
- the spoIIIJ gene encoding YidC family membrane integrase SpoIIIJ codes for the protein MKKRILLIIGLASIMMLLAGCTEIKEPITADSEGFWNSYIVYPLSALIIWLSEAFGENYGLGIIGVTLIIRLALLPLMIKQVKSSKAMQAIQPEMKELQAKYSSKDAATQQKLQQETMALFSKYNVNPLAGCLPIVVQMPILIGFYHAISRTEEISLHSFLWFDLGSPDPFYVLPVVAGITTFIQQKMSMAGMNSNPQMAAQMTMMLYIMPIMIVVFAINFPAALSLYWVVGNLFGIVQTYFIKGPDLRKAAAENAGGAKKK